CAATCGAAGGGAGAGTCGATCATGAAGATCCCATTCGCCGGTGGCTGCGCGTGCGGCGCCATTCGCTATGAGTGTACCGCTGAGCCGATCCTGGTCCTCAATTGCCATTGTCGGGATTGTCAGCGCGCGGCTGGTAGCGCTTGCGCTTCCGGCATATTCGTTCCGGCAACAGATCTGACGTTCACCAAGGGAACGGCGAAGTACTACGTCAGCACCGCCGACAGCGGCAACATCGCGAGCCGCGGGTTCTGTGCGGAATGCGGATCGCCCGTGGCGGCAAAGCAGTCGGCGTTCCCCGTCTTCGTCATTTACGCCGCAAGCCTGGACGACCCCAGCGACCATCGCCCGACGATGGACATCTTCACATCCAGTGCGCAACCGTGGGATTTCATGGACCCCGCCTTGCCGAAGTATTCGCGCGGAGTCGGATCATAAGTCTCCGTAGGAAAGCCAGCGCTCGTCGTTGAGGCGCAATGACAAGGGAAGCGAGCGGGCCGCGTCTGGTACTCGGTCCGACGGATGGAGAATACAGACTGCAGATGAACGCCGGCACGGACCGCCGACCGATAGAAAGCGATGCCGCGGCAATCGCCAGCGCGTTTACTGCGTAAGCAACTCGCTCCGTGGCTCGCTTCGCGATGGGTATCGCGCACTACGTCTACGACGTGGTTACCTCGAGCGGGCGCTGCCTCGTCGTCCGCATCGGTACGCCGGCTGATACAGCACACTTCGCCGGCGCCGCATATTGGTCGAATCTACTCCGCCCTTTGGGCGTGCCGCTCCCGACCCTCTTGCAAGCCGGAACCCATGCGGGGATGCCGTATATCGTCATCGAGCGCTTGCCCGGGACTGATCTCGGGCTCGTATACGGTGAGCTGACAACGGACGAAAAGCGGGGAATCGCGGCCGAGGTCGCGCGCATTCAGAGCACCGTGCGCAGGCTCCCGGAAGGTCGCGGGTATGGGTTCGTGCATCATCAAGGCGGCCCGTTTCCCCATCGCACGTGGGCTGGCGTCGTGCACGCGTCGCTTGCGCGCAGTCGCGCGTGGATCGACGCGGCACAACTCCTCGACACCGACTTCGTCGATCGAGTCGAGCGCCGCGCGGAACGCTTCGATCGCTACTTCGCCACAATTCCACCGCGAGCGTTCTTGGACGATACGACGACGAAGAACGTGATCGTGCACCACGGTCGCGTGAGCGGAATCGTCGATGTCGATGTCGTCTGCTTCGGCGATCCGCTGTTTGCGCTCGCGCTCACACGAACGGCGCTGCTCAACGACGGACAGATCCCGGACTACGTCGACTACTGGTGCGATCTTCTCGATCTCACAGCCGAGCAACGCGGCGTACTCCAGTTCTACACCACCCTGTTCTGCGTCGTGCTGCTGAGCGAATTCGGACACCGCTTCAACCGAAAGCGCGCGCTCCCGCTCGACGCCGTGCGGCTGAGCCGTCTCACCGCCGCGCTCGACGCACATCTCGCGGAGACGTAGAACTACACCTTCGACCCGCCGACAGTCAGCGCTTTGCATCACCTTGAGAGGACCTCCAATGAGCATGTCGACAACGTATGGCCAGACAGCGTTCATCGAGACCGGGATAGAGATGTACTTTGAGAGTCAGGGCCAGGGCGCGCCGCTGCTGCTGTTGCACGGCTTCACCGGCTCCGGTGCCGATTGG
This is a stretch of genomic DNA from Deltaproteobacteria bacterium. It encodes these proteins:
- a CDS encoding GFA family protein, whose amino-acid sequence is MKIPFAGGCACGAIRYECTAEPILVLNCHCRDCQRAAGSACASGIFVPATDLTFTKGTAKYYVSTADSGNIASRGFCAECGSPVAAKQSAFPVFVIYAASLDDPSDHRPTMDIFTSSAQPWDFMDPALPKYSRGVGS
- a CDS encoding aminoglycoside phosphotransferase family protein, producing the protein MARFAMGIAHYVYDVVTSSGRCLVVRIGTPADTAHFAGAAYWSNLLRPLGVPLPTLLQAGTHAGMPYIVIERLPGTDLGLVYGELTTDEKRGIAAEVARIQSTVRRLPEGRGYGFVHHQGGPFPHRTWAGVVHASLARSRAWIDAAQLLDTDFVDRVERRAERFDRYFATIPPRAFLDDTTTKNVIVHHGRVSGIVDVDVVCFGDPLFALALTRTALLNDGQIPDYVDYWCDLLDLTAEQRGVLQFYTTLFCVVLLSEFGHRFNRKRALPLDAVRLSRLTAALDAHLAET